One window of Microbacterium sp. Root61 genomic DNA carries:
- a CDS encoding allantoate amidohydrolase, with product MLTDLADLETVGADTIRGGFSRHLWQPADLEMREWFTARAAALGLDVEHDRNGNIWAWWGAPQDGAVVTGSHLDSVPGGGAFDGPLGVVSALEAVSKLKQAGFRPTRSLAVVAFAEEEGSRFGVACLGSGLMAGTLDPDRVRSLRDADGTTFAEAAARVGFSTDHLGHDPEALARIGVFVELHIEQGRGLIELGSPTAVASSILAHGRWTLTFRGQGNHAGATLMADRDDPMVTAARAVLEIREAAWRSDGSRATVGRIQAVPGGTNVIASSVTLTLDARAESDTQTRELVADIAHRVGATEFVEDSWTPRVDFDPALAARLATALGDVPLLPTGAGHDAGILSSLVPTAMVFVRNPTGISHAPEESAELADCLAGIDALETVLRELL from the coding sequence ATGCTGACCGACCTGGCCGACCTCGAGACCGTCGGTGCCGACACGATCCGCGGCGGCTTCTCGCGGCACCTGTGGCAGCCCGCCGACCTCGAGATGCGCGAGTGGTTCACCGCCCGCGCGGCCGCGCTCGGGCTGGATGTCGAGCACGACCGCAACGGCAACATCTGGGCCTGGTGGGGCGCCCCGCAGGACGGCGCGGTCGTCACCGGCAGCCATCTCGACAGCGTGCCCGGCGGCGGCGCGTTCGACGGTCCGCTCGGTGTGGTCAGCGCACTGGAGGCCGTGTCGAAGCTGAAGCAGGCCGGATTCCGTCCGACCCGATCGCTCGCCGTCGTCGCGTTCGCCGAGGAGGAGGGGTCGCGCTTCGGCGTCGCCTGTCTCGGCTCCGGGCTCATGGCCGGCACGCTCGACCCCGACCGCGTGCGGAGCCTGCGCGATGCCGACGGCACCACGTTCGCCGAGGCCGCCGCCCGCGTCGGGTTCTCCACCGACCACCTCGGCCACGATCCCGAGGCGCTGGCGCGCATCGGCGTCTTCGTCGAACTCCACATCGAGCAGGGTCGTGGGCTGATCGAGCTCGGCAGCCCGACGGCGGTCGCCTCCAGCATCCTGGCCCACGGGCGTTGGACCCTGACCTTCCGCGGGCAGGGCAACCATGCCGGCGCCACGCTCATGGCCGACCGCGACGACCCCATGGTCACCGCGGCGCGCGCTGTGCTGGAGATCCGCGAGGCCGCCTGGCGCTCCGACGGCTCCCGCGCAACGGTCGGGCGCATCCAGGCGGTGCCCGGCGGCACCAACGTGATCGCCTCCTCGGTCACGCTGACCCTCGACGCCCGTGCCGAGTCCGACACCCAGACGCGCGAGCTCGTGGCCGACATCGCCCACCGCGTGGGCGCGACCGAGTTCGTCGAGGACTCCTGGACGCCCCGCGTCGACTTCGACCCCGCCCTCGCGGCCCGGCTGGCGACCGCCCTGGGGGATGTCCCGCTCCTGCCGACCGGGGCTGGACACGACGCGGGCATCCTCTCCAGCCTCGTCCCGACGGCCATGGTCTTCGTGCGCAACCCGACCGGGATCTCGCACGCCCCCGAGGAGTCGGCCGAGCTCGCCGACTGCCTCGCCGGCATCGACGCGCTCGAGACGGTGCTGCGGGAGCTGCTGTGA
- a CDS encoding ABC transporter permease, with translation MDGVPAWWVTLIAVALLAAIATIGLRTMKVPGVWSVASALARAVLQLAALSLVLTGIIQSPLWVGIGLVVMLAAAVFTAARRAGAPWRRVGPLALAMTVGPLVVMTVVFGTGALALTPRYALAVGGIVIGNTMTVAILSQRIYGASLRGQWDEVEGWLALGATPWEATRTLARRATHTALLPSVDQTRTTGIVVLPGAFVGAVFAGASPLEAGQFQLVVLAGILAAGVLTSTILLRMTGGVAVKPVDVLDGRVG, from the coding sequence ATGGACGGCGTGCCGGCGTGGTGGGTGACCCTGATCGCGGTCGCCCTGCTCGCCGCGATCGCCACCATCGGCCTGCGCACGATGAAGGTGCCGGGGGTGTGGTCGGTCGCCTCCGCGCTGGCCCGCGCGGTGCTGCAGCTGGCGGCCCTCAGCCTGGTGCTCACCGGCATCATTCAGAGCCCGCTGTGGGTCGGCATCGGGCTGGTCGTGATGCTCGCCGCGGCCGTCTTCACCGCCGCCCGACGCGCGGGTGCGCCGTGGCGCCGCGTCGGCCCGCTCGCCCTCGCGATGACCGTGGGTCCGCTCGTGGTCATGACGGTCGTGTTCGGGACCGGTGCGCTCGCTCTGACCCCGCGCTACGCGCTGGCGGTCGGCGGGATCGTGATCGGCAACACGATGACCGTCGCCATCCTGTCGCAGCGGATCTACGGCGCCTCGCTCCGCGGACAGTGGGACGAGGTGGAGGGATGGCTCGCCCTCGGGGCGACGCCCTGGGAGGCCACCCGGACCCTCGCCCGCCGAGCGACCCACACCGCGCTCCTGCCGTCAGTGGATCAGACCCGCACGACCGGCATCGTGGTGCTGCCCGGCGCGTTCGTGGGCGCGGTCTTCGCCGGGGCGTCGCCGCTGGAGGCCGGCCAGTTCCAACTGGTGGTGCTGGCCGGCATCCTCGCCGCCGGGGTGCTGACCTCGACGATCCTGCTCCGGATGACGGGAGGCGTGGCGGTCAAGCCCGTCGACGTCCTCGACGGGCGCGTCGGCTGA
- a CDS encoding formimidoylglutamate deiminase, whose translation MSIWCAQLIGDDGMLRHRVRLTIDADGSVASLHEGVDPADGDLRLGAVLPGAANAHSHAFHRALRGRTHADGGDFWQWRDKMYDVAGALTPETYYDLARSVFAEMLVAGFTAVGEFHYVHHRPDGRPYPFEMEQAVHAAAADTGIRLRLLDTAYLQGGIGLELSAAQRRFGDGTAEGYLERWHALRERMPSLGAAIHSVRAVPPEQIETIVAGLPVDVPLHIHVSEQPRENVDALAAYGRTPTRVLADAGALSARSSAVHATHLTDDDIRLLGAAAASIVMCPTTEADLGDGIGPARRLRDAGAVLALGSDQNAVIDPFLEMRGLEMHERLASQRRGRFSPQELVQAGTAGGYRSLGWAGPPLQPGGPCDLIEVDLDSVRTIGSDPRQVPLTATASDVTRVVVGGRVVAENGRLANGDDPAALLRTALAAVG comes from the coding sequence GTGAGCATCTGGTGCGCGCAGCTGATCGGTGACGACGGGATGCTGCGCCACCGCGTCCGCCTCACCATCGACGCCGACGGATCCGTGGCCTCGCTGCACGAGGGTGTCGATCCGGCCGACGGCGACCTGCGACTGGGCGCTGTGCTGCCCGGTGCCGCCAACGCCCACTCGCACGCCTTCCATCGCGCCCTGCGCGGGCGCACGCACGCCGACGGTGGCGACTTCTGGCAGTGGCGCGACAAGATGTACGACGTCGCCGGCGCGCTGACTCCGGAGACCTACTACGACCTCGCCCGCTCCGTCTTCGCCGAGATGCTCGTGGCCGGGTTCACCGCGGTCGGCGAGTTCCACTACGTTCACCACCGCCCCGACGGACGCCCGTATCCGTTCGAGATGGAGCAGGCGGTGCATGCGGCGGCGGCGGACACCGGCATCCGTCTGCGCCTGCTGGACACGGCGTATCTGCAGGGCGGGATCGGTCTCGAGCTGTCTGCGGCGCAGCGGCGCTTCGGCGACGGAACGGCGGAGGGGTATCTGGAACGCTGGCATGCGCTGCGCGAGCGGATGCCGTCACTCGGCGCCGCGATCCACTCGGTGCGGGCGGTGCCCCCGGAGCAGATCGAGACGATCGTCGCGGGGCTGCCGGTCGACGTGCCGCTGCATATCCATGTGTCCGAGCAGCCGCGCGAGAACGTCGATGCGCTCGCCGCCTACGGGCGTACGCCCACGCGCGTGCTCGCTGACGCGGGCGCGCTGTCGGCCAGGTCGAGTGCGGTGCACGCTACTCACCTCACCGACGACGACATCCGTCTGCTCGGCGCGGCGGCAGCCTCGATCGTGATGTGCCCGACGACGGAGGCGGACCTCGGAGACGGCATCGGTCCGGCGCGACGCCTGCGGGATGCCGGTGCGGTGCTCGCCCTCGGATCGGACCAGAACGCGGTCATCGACCCGTTCCTGGAGATGCGCGGCCTCGAGATGCACGAGAGGCTCGCGTCCCAGCGCCGCGGCAGGTTCAGCCCGCAGGAGCTGGTGCAGGCCGGCACGGCCGGTGGTTATCGATCGCTGGGATGGGCCGGGCCGCCGCTGCAGCCCGGTGGCCCGTGCGACCTCATCGAGGTAGACCTCGACTCGGTGCGCACGATCGGGTCGGACCCCCGTCAGGTGCCGCTGACCGCCACGGCGTCGGATGTGACGCGCGTCGTCGTCGGTGGGCGGGTCGTCGCCGAGAACGGCCGGCTCGCGAACGGTGATGACCCGGCGGCTCTGCTGCGCACCGCGCTTGCGGCAGTCGGCTGA
- a CDS encoding magnesium and cobalt transport protein CorA: protein MALVDNAVYVDGLRTADPADVTDTCEVVRDRGGMAWIGLYRPGADEIREIAEEFSLHPLAVDDALAGHQRAKLERYGDTLFVVLRPARYLDDVERVEFGELHLFVGPDFVVSIRHAESPNIARVRRRLEGEPELLALGPEAVLYAILDEVVDDYGPVIAGLENDIDEIEDQLFAEEGVSRRIYELSREVIDFQRASQPLVGMLEALLRGSEKYQVDLELQRYLRDVLDHTLRIVERAGAFRAILENALTVEATLVAQRQNDEMRRMTELNLAQNEEIKKISSWAAILFAPTLIGTIYGMNFDHMPELHWTWGYPFSLALMVGMGAALYGVFKYRKWL, encoded by the coding sequence ATGGCACTGGTCGATAACGCCGTGTACGTGGACGGACTCCGTACGGCTGACCCCGCAGATGTGACGGACACGTGCGAGGTGGTCCGCGACCGTGGGGGAATGGCCTGGATCGGTCTCTATCGGCCGGGCGCCGACGAGATCCGGGAGATCGCGGAGGAGTTCTCGCTGCATCCGCTCGCCGTCGATGACGCGCTCGCCGGGCATCAGCGCGCCAAGCTCGAGCGCTACGGCGACACTCTGTTCGTCGTGCTGCGTCCGGCCCGCTATCTCGACGACGTCGAGCGGGTCGAATTCGGCGAGCTGCACCTGTTCGTCGGCCCGGACTTCGTCGTGTCGATCCGCCACGCGGAGTCGCCGAACATCGCGCGGGTTCGGCGGCGTCTCGAGGGTGAGCCGGAACTGCTCGCGCTCGGCCCCGAGGCCGTGCTGTACGCCATCCTCGACGAGGTCGTCGACGACTATGGACCGGTCATCGCCGGCCTCGAGAACGACATCGATGAGATCGAGGACCAGCTGTTCGCCGAGGAGGGCGTCTCGCGTCGGATCTACGAGCTCTCCCGCGAGGTCATCGACTTCCAGCGGGCATCCCAGCCTCTCGTCGGGATGCTCGAGGCGCTGCTGCGCGGGTCGGAGAAGTACCAGGTCGACCTCGAGCTGCAGCGCTACCTCCGTGACGTCCTCGACCACACGTTGCGCATCGTCGAGCGGGCCGGGGCCTTCCGCGCGATCCTCGAGAACGCGCTGACGGTGGAGGCGACGCTCGTCGCGCAGCGGCAGAACGACGAGATGCGACGCATGACCGAGCTCAATCTCGCGCAGAACGAGGAGATCAAGAAGATCTCGTCGTGGGCGGCCATCCTGTTCGCGCCGACGCTGATCGGAACGATCTACGGCATGAACTTCGACCACATGCCCGAGCTGCACTGGACGTGGGGCTACCCGTTCTCGCTGGCGCTCATGGTGGGGATGGGCGCGGCGCTCTACGGAGTGTTCAAGTACCGGAAGTGGCTGTAG
- the helR gene encoding RNA polymerase recycling motor ATPase HelR has product MKPLTDTVFDLSPHLAAKADPTLIGGDEQHFAAIAATLDESIADLTRRLDTARLEQGGSGQAALDRDLEIHRLTARVNTLRRFGIDLCLGHIVRDDDSEPLYIGRLGLTDSAGRQLLMDWRSPAAEPFFGATHANPMGLTSRRRYRWMHGRITDYWDEVFAPDALVGRAALDDQSAFIASLGGSRSSRMRDVLATIQADQDAIIRAGSRGALVVDGGPGTGKTVVALHRTAYLLYADPRLARSRGGVLFVGPHQPYLDYVADVLPGLGEEGVETCTLRDLVPEGAAAVVEPDARVAQLKSTGAMVTAIEPAVALYEEPPTRRMVVATPWAEVVLTPDDWAEAFDAAEPGATHNDARDDVVEALLAILVDLHDSDVPPALLRRSLLQNDDLMRTVNKAWPLLDPAQVVSDLWSVPAYLRRCAPWLAPDEVAALQRSDAAPWTVSDLPLLDAARQRVGDPGASRRRRRREAQLAAEQEVRERVVEDLIAADDSEMAVMSMLRGQDFQNTLVDEASLPRTDPDELAGPFAHIVVDEAQELTDAEWQMLLLRCPSRSFTIVGDRAQARHGFAQSWEERLEQAGVTHVTVAGLTINYRTPTEVMAEAEPVIRAVLPDANVPTSVRSSGIPVLRDSITRLQSILDGWLDTHDEGVACVIGAPAFASTPRVRSLTPELAKGLEFDLVVLVDPDGFGTGIEGAVDRYVAMTRATQGLVILTSP; this is encoded by the coding sequence ATGAAACCCCTGACAGACACCGTGTTCGACCTTTCCCCTCACCTCGCCGCCAAGGCGGATCCCACCCTGATCGGCGGCGACGAACAGCATTTCGCGGCCATCGCCGCCACCCTCGACGAATCGATCGCCGACCTGACCCGGCGGCTGGACACCGCGCGTCTCGAGCAGGGCGGCAGCGGTCAGGCCGCTCTGGATCGGGATCTCGAGATCCACCGCCTGACCGCCCGGGTGAACACCCTGCGCCGCTTCGGCATCGACCTCTGCCTCGGCCACATCGTGCGCGACGACGACTCCGAACCGCTGTACATCGGGCGCCTCGGCCTCACCGACTCCGCCGGACGGCAGCTGCTGATGGACTGGCGCTCCCCCGCGGCCGAGCCGTTCTTCGGAGCCACCCACGCCAACCCGATGGGCCTGACCAGCCGTCGCCGCTACCGCTGGATGCACGGTCGGATCACCGACTACTGGGACGAGGTGTTCGCGCCCGACGCCCTGGTGGGGCGTGCGGCCCTCGACGACCAGTCCGCGTTCATCGCGAGCCTGGGCGGCAGCAGGTCCAGCCGGATGCGCGATGTGCTCGCGACGATCCAGGCCGACCAGGACGCGATCATCCGCGCCGGGTCGCGCGGCGCCCTCGTCGTGGACGGCGGTCCCGGCACGGGCAAGACCGTCGTCGCACTGCACCGCACCGCGTACCTGCTCTACGCCGACCCACGGCTGGCCCGCAGCCGCGGCGGCGTGCTGTTCGTCGGTCCGCACCAGCCCTACCTCGACTACGTCGCCGACGTGCTGCCCGGGCTCGGCGAAGAGGGCGTGGAGACATGCACACTGCGCGATCTCGTGCCGGAGGGGGCCGCGGCGGTGGTCGAACCCGACGCACGGGTGGCGCAGCTCAAGTCCACGGGGGCGATGGTGACCGCCATCGAGCCCGCCGTCGCGCTCTACGAGGAGCCGCCCACCCGGAGGATGGTGGTGGCGACCCCGTGGGCGGAGGTCGTGCTCACGCCCGACGACTGGGCCGAGGCGTTCGATGCGGCCGAACCGGGAGCGACCCACAACGATGCCCGCGATGACGTCGTCGAGGCGCTGCTGGCGATCCTCGTGGACCTGCACGACTCCGATGTCCCGCCCGCCCTCCTGCGCCGCTCGCTGCTGCAGAACGACGACCTGATGCGCACCGTGAACAAGGCATGGCCACTGCTGGATCCCGCCCAGGTCGTGAGTGATCTGTGGTCGGTGCCGGCGTATCTGCGCCGCTGCGCCCCGTGGCTCGCACCCGATGAGGTGGCGGCGCTGCAGCGATCGGATGCCGCTCCCTGGACCGTCTCGGATCTCCCGCTGCTTGACGCGGCCCGACAGCGGGTCGGGGATCCGGGGGCTTCCCGACGGCGTCGTCGACGGGAAGCACAGCTCGCCGCCGAGCAGGAGGTGCGCGAGAGGGTGGTCGAGGACCTCATCGCGGCGGACGACTCGGAGATGGCGGTCATGTCGATGCTGCGCGGCCAGGACTTCCAGAACACTCTGGTCGACGAGGCCTCACTCCCGCGCACCGATCCCGATGAGCTGGCCGGCCCGTTCGCGCACATCGTCGTGGATGAGGCGCAGGAGCTGACGGATGCCGAGTGGCAGATGCTGCTGCTGCGCTGCCCGTCGCGCAGCTTCACGATCGTCGGCGACCGCGCTCAGGCCCGGCACGGGTTCGCGCAGTCCTGGGAGGAGCGGCTGGAGCAGGCGGGGGTCACGCACGTCACCGTGGCCGGCCTGACGATCAACTACCGAACGCCCACGGAGGTGATGGCGGAGGCCGAGCCCGTCATCCGTGCGGTGCTGCCGGACGCGAACGTGCCGACATCCGTCCGCAGCAGCGGCATCCCGGTGCTCCGCGACTCGATCACGCGGCTCCAGTCGATCCTCGACGGCTGGCTCGACACGCACGACGAGGGCGTCGCGTGCGTGATCGGCGCCCCTGCGTTCGCGAGCACGCCGCGCGTGCGATCGCTGACGCCGGAGCTCGCGAAGGGTCTCGAGTTCGACCTCGTCGTGCTCGTGGACCCGGACGGATTCGGCACCGGCATCGAGGGCGCGGTCGACCGCTACGTCGCGATGACGCGCGCGACTCAGGGGCTCGTGATCCTCACGAGCCCCTGA